A genomic segment from Chlorogloeopsis sp. ULAP01 encodes:
- a CDS encoding UPF0175 family protein: MSVVISDEILQASQLTPSEFRQEIAIYLFQTGRLTLGYASRLADMPLNAFRQLLKQRKIALYSYDVEDFELDLKNLRELGQL, from the coding sequence ATGAGTGTTGTCATCTCAGATGAAATTCTGCAAGCCTCTCAACTTACACCAAGCGAGTTTCGCCAGGAAATTGCCATATATCTGTTTCAAACTGGTCGTTTAACGCTTGGCTACGCTAGTCGTTTAGCAGATATGCCACTCAATGCTTTTCGTCAACTCTTGAAGCAGCGAAAAATTGCACTGTATTCCTATGATGTTGAAGATTTTGAGTTGGATTTGAAAAACTTACGAGAGTTGGGGCAATTGTGA
- the queA gene encoding tRNA preQ1(34) S-adenosylmethionine ribosyltransferase-isomerase QueA, protein MQQKLPETNLNLSSNPKIESSSLDCSLAGYDYELPNELIAQNPAFPRDSSKLLVVNSPSTGKNTDPLHYIFRDLPDLLQAGDLLVINDTRVLPARLYGRKSTGAEVEVLLLEERQHNCWLALVKPGKRFKRGSKIIFEAREMEENAQTNRRGDAEKEKFSVPSQLTATVLETDEATGGRLLQFDLPEEISLVQLLDVFGEVPLPPYITQTDAESEQYQTVYAKSPGAIAAPTAGLHFTPELLERLRQKGINQAFVTLHVGVGTFRPVEVEDVTTHKMHEEWIEVPAATVEQIRATQAAGGRVIAVGTTVVRSLEGAATSGELQPFCGKTDLFIYPGYKWRVVEGLITNFHLPRSSLLMLVSALIGRQRLLNIYQQAIASQYRFYSFGDAMLILPEADISDEYTEKPVLT, encoded by the coding sequence ATGCAGCAAAAACTACCGGAAACTAATTTAAATTTGAGTTCTAACCCAAAAATAGAAAGTTCTTCATTAGACTGTTCCTTGGCTGGTTATGATTATGAATTGCCGAACGAACTAATTGCTCAAAATCCGGCTTTTCCCAGAGATAGTTCTAAATTATTAGTCGTAAATTCTCCCAGTACAGGTAAAAACACAGATCCCTTACACTATATTTTCCGCGATTTACCAGATTTACTCCAAGCCGGAGATTTACTGGTAATAAATGATACACGTGTTCTACCAGCACGGTTGTATGGGCGAAAATCCACTGGGGCAGAGGTGGAAGTGTTGCTGTTGGAGGAACGGCAACATAACTGCTGGTTAGCTTTAGTTAAACCAGGTAAACGCTTTAAGCGCGGCTCGAAAATTATTTTTGAGGCGAGGGAGATGGAGGAAAATGCCCAGACAAACAGACGCGGTGACGCGGAGAAAGAAAAATTCTCCGTGCCTTCGCAACTGACTGCTACTGTTCTAGAAACTGATGAGGCGACTGGGGGACGCTTACTACAATTTGATTTGCCAGAAGAAATTTCTTTAGTGCAATTGTTGGATGTGTTTGGTGAAGTTCCTTTGCCACCTTACATTACTCAAACCGATGCTGAAAGCGAACAATATCAGACAGTTTATGCTAAATCTCCGGGAGCGATCGCAGCTCCTACTGCTGGGCTGCACTTTACTCCAGAATTACTAGAGCGGTTACGGCAAAAAGGTATTAATCAAGCTTTTGTGACATTGCATGTGGGCGTAGGAACATTTCGCCCTGTGGAAGTGGAGGATGTCACTACTCACAAAATGCATGAAGAATGGATTGAGGTGCCTGCTGCAACTGTAGAGCAAATTCGTGCCACTCAAGCTGCTGGCGGTAGAGTTATTGCTGTAGGTACAACGGTAGTTCGTTCCTTAGAAGGTGCTGCAACATCAGGAGAGCTACAACCATTTTGCGGTAAGACTGATTTATTTATTTATCCGGGATACAAATGGCGTGTAGTTGAGGGTTTGATTACGAATTTTCACTTACCGCGTTCGAGTTTGTTGATGTTGGTGAGTGCTTTGATTGGTAGGCAACGGTTATTAAATATTTATCAGCAGGCGATCGCTTCTCAATATCGCTTTTATTCTTTCGGTGACGCGATGTTGATCTTGCCTGAAGCAGATATCAGCGATGAATATACTGAAAAGCCTGTTCTTACGTAA
- a CDS encoding TrkA family potassium uptake protein: MNLSSLGFFRSLRKDNHQFAVIGLGRFGRSVCSTLHKLGYQVLATDIDEKRVSDALTEQMVGHALQLDSTEPAALKEAGMFEFDTVIVAIGNYIQESIITTLNVKEGGVPHVVAKASSEVHRKLLLRVGADHVVFPEFEAGCALARSLTKPSILERFDLDPDHSIVELIVPDEFHGRTIAELQLRNRYGLNLLAVSHDGKFQINPNPNQYLERGSAIVVIGCNKDINRLPI; this comes from the coding sequence GTGAATTTGTCATCATTAGGTTTTTTTCGTAGTCTGCGTAAAGACAATCATCAATTTGCGGTGATTGGTTTAGGTCGTTTTGGTCGTTCTGTTTGCTCAACACTTCACAAATTAGGCTATCAAGTGTTAGCAACAGACATTGATGAAAAGCGTGTATCTGATGCATTAACAGAGCAAATGGTTGGTCATGCATTGCAACTAGATTCAACTGAACCTGCTGCCCTTAAGGAAGCAGGAATGTTTGAATTCGATACTGTCATCGTCGCCATTGGAAATTACATTCAAGAAAGTATCATCACTACCCTCAATGTCAAGGAGGGAGGTGTACCTCATGTAGTAGCAAAGGCTTCTAGTGAAGTTCACCGCAAGCTGTTATTGCGAGTGGGAGCAGATCATGTTGTTTTTCCTGAATTTGAGGCAGGATGTGCCTTGGCGCGATCACTTACCAAACCATCAATATTAGAAAGATTTGACCTCGATCCTGATCATAGTATTGTAGAGCTGATTGTGCCTGACGAATTTCATGGCAGAACTATTGCCGAGCTACAACTTCGCAATCGCTATGGTTTAAATTTACTTGCGGTTAGTCATGATGGCAAATTTCAAATCAACCCAAATCCCAATCAATACCTTGAGCGTGGTTCAGCGATTGTAGTTATTGGTTGCAACAAAGATATTAATCGCTTGCCGATTTAA
- a CDS encoding tetratricopeptide repeat protein, which yields MYKYFRQSQCISSLSKAILLCSSAFLVLAAPTITELSASKVLAEKVNVVSQNLEAASFFQQGVMRYNRKNLQGAESAFRQALQLDPNIALAHNYLGNIMLEQNRLEAAVQEYAEAIRLNPNVGDTHYNLGLALHKQGQSEAAITAYRQALVINPTMASAQYNLGLALYQKGRAGDAIAAYQQAVNLDSTNADAYFNLAIVLQEQGQMEEAIAAYRQAIKLNPKNALAYNNMGSLLVLQGQTSDAVATYQEAIRSLPKNAEAYYNLGVTWYNQGEFKKANGAFKRARHQYREQGNTEQVNKVEQLIQKIAQMQGQKQPQVSQTSPAQAPAHSSNVPVLFNPQQTPSQPETSTQEKVDPEDAPFSLAPLLFPVRGTGD from the coding sequence ATGTATAAATATTTTAGGCAATCTCAGTGTATTTCCAGCTTAAGCAAGGCGATTTTATTATGCTCTTCTGCTTTTTTGGTGTTGGCGGCACCGACAATTACTGAATTATCAGCAAGTAAGGTGCTGGCAGAGAAGGTTAATGTTGTATCTCAGAATTTAGAAGCTGCTAGCTTCTTTCAACAGGGAGTGATGCGCTATAACCGCAAAAATTTACAGGGTGCAGAATCTGCTTTTCGTCAAGCTTTACAGTTAGATCCCAACATTGCTTTGGCACACAATTACCTGGGCAATATTATGTTGGAGCAAAATCGCTTGGAGGCAGCAGTACAAGAGTATGCAGAGGCAATTAGGCTCAATCCCAATGTCGGTGATACACATTATAATTTGGGCTTGGCTTTGCACAAACAGGGACAATCTGAAGCCGCAATCACTGCTTACCGCCAAGCTCTGGTAATTAATCCCACAATGGCATCTGCCCAATATAATCTGGGTTTGGCTTTGTATCAAAAAGGACGAGCAGGTGATGCGATCGCTGCCTATCAACAAGCAGTAAATTTAGATTCCACTAATGCCGATGCTTATTTTAATTTAGCGATTGTCTTGCAAGAACAAGGACAAATGGAAGAAGCGATCGCTGCTTATCGGCAAGCGATAAAGCTCAATCCTAAAAATGCTCTAGCTTACAATAACATGGGTAGTCTTCTGGTTCTCCAAGGTCAAACTTCTGATGCGGTTGCTACTTACCAAGAGGCTATTCGTAGCCTTCCCAAAAATGCTGAGGCTTACTATAACTTGGGAGTAACTTGGTACAATCAAGGCGAGTTTAAAAAAGCTAATGGTGCTTTTAAACGCGCACGTCACCAATACCGGGAACAAGGTAATACAGAACAAGTTAATAAAGTTGAGCAGTTAATACAAAAAATTGCTCAAATGCAAGGACAAAAACAACCTCAAGTTAGTCAAACTTCTCCCGCACAAGCACCAGCTCACTCCAGTAATGTGCCGGTTTTGTTTAATCCACAACAGACACCTAGTCAACCAGAAACTTCTACACAAGAAAAAGTCGATCCTGAGGATGCACCCTTCTCTCTTGCTCCACTGTTATTTCCTGTAAGGGGAACTGGGGATTAG